Proteins encoded within one genomic window of Pygocentrus nattereri isolate fPygNat1 chromosome 7, fPygNat1.pri, whole genome shotgun sequence:
- the serp1 gene encoding stress-associated endoplasmic reticulum protein 1, protein MVAKQRIRMANEKHSKNITQRGNVAKSSRGAPDDKAAVGPWLLALFVFVVCGSAIFQIIQSIRMGM, encoded by the exons ATGGTCGCAAAGCAGAGGATACGCATGGCCAACGAGAAGCACAGCAAAAACATCACACAGCGGGGGAATGTGGCCAAATCATCG AGAGGCGCACCGGATGACAAGGCGGCAGTCGGGCCGTGGCTCCTGGCActctttgtctttgtagtgtgcgGATCAG CCATTTTCCAGATCATTCAGAGCATCAGGATGGGGATGTAA
- the eif2a gene encoding eukaryotic translation initiation factor 2A: protein MAPPTPHLAVRGSEGTFLLHGPPNCAESATFHRDAQQSKYIAFSSDGTLFGWCNGEKVNVVKVLSGELVKSFDLPKTAMIEFSPQNKVLATWKQYTKTQDNPQGEANLQLWDLQTGACIKTFYQKKVQGWCPSWADDESIAVRCVNNELHFFENNNFETIASKLHLQKVSEFALSPGNQPSKVAVYVPGSKGAPSFVRLYQYPNFGGPTSALANKSFFKADKVTMLWNKRASAVLVTASTEVDKTGASYYGEQTLHYLATNGESAVVPLPKNGPIYDVSWSPNSTEFCIVYGFMPAKATIFNLKCESVFDFGTGPRNAAFYSPQGHILVLAGFGNLRGQMEVWDVKKYKQVSKPQAADTTFFSWCPDGEHIVTATCSPRLRVSNGYKIWHYTGTVLYKQDVPADKELWEVLWQPFPAGTFPEKAMKYQAAPSELGSTEAKPAQAYRPPALRNKPETSSYKLHEEEPPQNMKSAGDKPMSKTALKNQRKREAKKAAKQENKADDVTPPVSEPAPVQQNTPVTSGEPDTDKKIKNLKKKLRAIEELKEQQAAGKQMQKNQLEKMQKEAQLLKELEELELGL, encoded by the exons ATGGCGCCTCCTACACCGCACTTAGCAG TTAGAGGGTCAGAGGGGACATTTCTGCTGCATGGACCACCGAACTGTGCGGAAAGTGCAACTTTCCACCG AGATGCCCAGCAGAGCAAGTATATCGCATTCAGCAGTGATGGCACCTTGTTTGGCTGGTGCAATGGGGAGAA gGTCAATGTGGTTAAAGTTTTGAGTGGAGAGTTGGTGAAGTCGTTCGATCTGCCGAAAACAGCAATGATAGAGTTCTCTCCTCAGAACAAAGTGCTCGCCACGTGGAAGCAGTACACCA AAACGCAGGATAACCCTCAGGGTGAGGCCAATCTACAGCTTTGGGACCTGCAAACAGGAGCCTGCATCAAAACGTTCTACCAGAAGAAGGTTCAGGGCTG GTGTCCAAGTTGGGCAGATGATGAGAGCATTGCAGTGAGATGTGTTAACAATGAACTTCATTTCTTTGAGAACAACAACTTTG AAACAATAGCCAGCAAACTTCATCTTCAGAAGGTGTCTGAATTTGCTCTGTCTCCTGGAAACCAGCCGAGCAAG GTAGCTGTCTACGTTCCTGGTAGCAAGGGTGCCCCCTCTTTTGTCCGGCTTTACCAGTACCCTAATTTTGGGGGTCCCACCTCCGCTCTGGCCAACAAAAGTTTTTTCAAAGCAGACAAGGTGACCATGCTGTGGAACAAAAGAG CCAGTGCAGTTTTAGTGACCGCCAGCACCGAAGTGGATAAAACTGGTGCGTCATATTATGGAGAGCAGACTTTACACTACCTCGCCACTAATGGGGAAAGTGCAGTGGTGCCGCTAC cTAAGAATGGCCCTATTTATGACGTGTCGTGGAGCCCCAACTCTACAGAGTTTTGCATTGTGTACGGCTTCATGCCAGCCAAAGCCACAATCTTTAACCTGAAGTGTGAGTCTGTTTTCGACTTTGGCACGGGACCCCGCAACGCTGCATTTTACAGCCCCCAGGGCCATATCCTGGTCCTTGCAGGATTTGGAAACCTGAGAGGGCAGATGGAAGTGTGGGATGTGAAGAAGTATAAGCAGGTTTCCAAGCCCCAGGCTGCAGATACCACCTTCTTCTCCTGGTGCCCTGACGGTGAGCACATTGTGACGGCCACCTGCTCGCCCAGACTCAGGGTCAGCAACGGTTACAAAATCTGGCACTACACCGGAACGGTCCTCTATAAGCAGGATGTGCCGGCTGATAAAGAGCTTTGGGAGGTTCTCTGGCAGCCTTTCCCTGCTGGAACATTCCCAGAGAAAGCAATGAAGTATCAGGCAGCACCCAGTGAGCTGGGCAGCACTGAAGCTAAGCCTGCCCAGGCCTACCGACCTCCTGCCCTCCGCAACAAACCAGAGACCAGCAGCTACAAACTG CATGAAGAGGAGCCACCTCAGAACATGAAGTCTGCTGGAGATAAGCCAATGTCTAAGACTGCTCTGAAGAACCAGAGGAAACGAGAGGCAAAGAAAGCAGCTAAACAG GAAAACAAGGCTGATGACGTAACTCCTCCAGTGTCAGAGCCTGCACCTGTACAGCAGAACACTCCTGTAACATCTGGAGAGCCTGACACTGACAAAAAGATCAAGAACTTGAAAAAG AAACTTAGAGCAATTGAGGAGTTGAAAGAACAGCAAGCGGCAGGCaaacaaatgcagaaaaatcaG CTGGAGAAGATGCAGAAGGAGGCACAGCTACTGAAGGAGCTTGAGGAGCTGGAATTAGGACTGTAA